The following proteins come from a genomic window of Miscanthus floridulus cultivar M001 chromosome 2, ASM1932011v1, whole genome shotgun sequence:
- the LOC136535639 gene encoding polyadenylate-binding protein RBP47B'-like, whose product MAAPYHQPTSLEDVRTLWIGDLQYWTDENYLYSCFAHSGEVQSVKIIRNKVTSLPEGYGFIEFVSHEAAEKILQTYNGTLMPGTEHTFRLNWASFSSGERRPDSGSDHSIFVGDLAPDVTDYLLQETFRVNYPSVRGAKVVTDPNTGRSKGYGFVKFADENEKNRAMTEMNGVYCSTRPMRISAAIPKKSTGSQLQYSAAKAVYPATAYAMPQLQAVLPDSDPTNTTIFIGNLDPNVTEDELRQICVQFGELIYVKIPVGKGCGFVQYASRASAEEAVQRLHGTMIGQQAVRLSWGRSPASKQDPSAVWSQQADPNQWANTYYGYGYDAYGYAQDPSYAYGAYAGYSQYPQQIEGSVDATSVAGSHPGMEQKEEPYDPMNIPDVDKLNASYMVVHGRAMLGRSLWLKTNPLPQPT is encoded by the exons ATGGCGGCGCCGTATCACCAGCCGACGAGCCTGGAGGATGTCCGGACGCTGTGGATCGGCGACCTCCAGTACTGGACCGACGAGAACTACCTCTACAGCTGCTTCGCTCACTCCGGGGAG GTACAATCTGTTAAAATAATACGCAACAAAGTAACAAGCCTTCCAGAGGGTTATGGATTTATAGAGTTTGTTTCGCATGAAGCTGCTGAGAAAATTCTCCAGACTTACAATGGCACACTGATGCCAGGAACTGAACACACATTCAGATTGAATTGGGCCTCTTTCAGCTCTGGTGAGAGGCGTCCTGATTCAGGATCTGATCATTCGATTTTCGTAGGGGACTTGGCACCTGATGTCACAGATTACCTACTACAGGAGACATTCCGAGTGAACTATCCATCTGTTAGAGGGGCTAAGGTTGTCACAGATCCAAATACCGGGAGATCTAAAGGATATGGATTTGTAAAGTTCGCAGATGAAAATGAAAAGAACCGTGCAATGACAGAAATGAATGGTGTGTACTGTTCAACAAGACCTATGCGGATAAGTGCTGCAATACCTAAGAAATCCACTGGCTCTCAGCTTCAGTATTCAGCTGCTAAAG CGGTGTATCCAGCAACAGCTTATGCAATGCCTCAGCTCCAGGCAGTTCTCCCTGACAGTGATCCTACAAACACTACG ATATTTATTGGGAACTTGGACCCAAATGTGACAGAAGATGAGCTGAGGCAGATATGTGTACAGTTTGGAGAGCTTATATATGTGAAAATTCCTGTTGGTAAAGGATGTGGATTTGTACAGTATGCATCTAG GGCATCAGCTGAAGAGGCAGTACAACGTCTTCATGGCACAATGATTGGCCAGCAAGCTGTTCGGCTTTCATGGGGCCGAAGTCCTGCGAGTAAACAG GATCCATCAGCTGTGTGGAGTCAGCAAGCAGATCCAAATCAGTGGGCAAACACTTACTATGGCTATGGATATGATGCATATGGATATGCTCAGGATCCGTCATACGCGTATGGTGCCTATGCAGGATATAGCCAATATCCCCAACAG ATTGAGGGAAGTGTTGACGCCACTTCTGTTGCTGGTAGCCATCCAGGCATGGAACAAAAAGAGGAGCCATATGATCCAATGAACATACCTGATGTCGACAA GCTGAATGCTTCATACATGGTTGTTCATGGTAGAGCCATGCTAGGGCGGTCCTTGTGGTTGAAGACCAACCCTCTGCCCCAACCGACGTAA